One part of the Cyanobacteria bacterium GSL.Bin1 genome encodes these proteins:
- a CDS encoding metal ABC transporter permease: GDLMLSGFLLLLCIGFIGLTLRTQLLVTLNESLAIARGISVSLHRTLFIVLLSLVVAVSIKAVGVLLVSAFVVIPACTARLLSRGFSHYVLFSASFGVFCAVFGIIFSALFDLPSGPSIVATQFGVFLSAIGLRRA; encoded by the coding sequence AAGGGGATTTAATGTTGAGCGGTTTCCTCTTACTTCTTTGCATTGGCTTTATTGGTTTAACCTTACGGACTCAGCTATTAGTCACTTTAAATGAATCCCTCGCGATCGCGCGGGGCATTTCAGTTTCCCTTCATCGTACCTTATTTATTGTTCTCCTCTCTTTAGTTGTCGCCGTTTCCATCAAAGCAGTAGGCGTTTTACTCGTGAGTGCCTTTGTGGTGATTCCCGCTTGTACAGCACGATTACTGAGTCGCGGTTTTAGTCATTATGTGTTGTTTTCTGCCAGTTTTGGGGTGTTCTGTGCGGTATTTGGAATTATCTTCTCTGCGCTGTTTGATTTACCTTCGGGTCCGAGTATTGTTGCCACCCAGTTCGGTGTCTTTTTGAGCGCGATCGGATTAAGAAGAGCTTAA
- a CDS encoding helix-turn-helix domain-containing protein translates to MSFTKEARFSQGQHLPICQNWAWLIETGVVKTYTWNEQGNTIILGYWGKGELVGQALSVVSPYQVECCTPVEAQQVPATLWSSWGECLSQRCQQGEELLFIHRCEPLQERLRLFLFWLARKFGQPVQEGWQICFKLTHQELADAIGSSRVTVTRLLRTLEQKGVIERFGRNCIVVKD, encoded by the coding sequence TTGAGTTTCACAAAGGAAGCACGCTTCAGCCAAGGACAGCATCTACCGATTTGTCAAAATTGGGCTTGGCTGATTGAAACCGGAGTCGTGAAAACTTATACTTGGAATGAGCAAGGAAACACCATTATTTTGGGCTATTGGGGCAAAGGAGAATTAGTTGGTCAAGCCTTATCGGTGGTTTCTCCCTATCAGGTAGAATGTTGCACCCCGGTAGAAGCACAACAAGTTCCTGCGACACTGTGGTCGAGTTGGGGAGAGTGTTTATCTCAGCGCTGTCAACAAGGTGAAGAATTATTATTCATTCATCGCTGTGAACCCTTGCAAGAACGGTTACGTTTATTCTTATTTTGGTTAGCCCGCAAGTTTGGACAACCCGTCCAAGAAGGGTGGCAAATCTGTTTCAAGTTAACCCATCAAGAACTAGCCGATGCCATTGGGAGTTCCCGTGTGACGGTCACTCGCCTTTTGAGAACGTTAGAACAAAAAGGAGTAATTGAGCGTTTCGGTCGCAATTGTATTGTAGTCAAAGATTAA